The sequence AAACTCACTCTGCTGGGAAGTGGAACTAAATCTGTTTTCACTGTGATGATTTGGACTACAGGCTTAGCTTCTCCATCTTCCACAAAGTGAAAGGCACATGTTCAATTCAGCTTGCAATCAACAATAGCACAAAACTGCTATTTATCCTtaagaaacattttgttttgcacagtACAATTCACACCCATTTGACCCTGTAAAGTGAAATCAGATTTACACACGTGTTTCAAGAGAACTGCTGGAATTTTGTGCAAAGACTGAAAACTATATAATAGTTGTggtattttgtatttcatttttttgtgggtgtgGCTAAGATCGCTCCTCCCCTACAATACCGAATCTTGTGAATCACAATTataaattaccgtaattttcggactataagtcgcgttttttttcatagtttgggtgggggggcgacttatatacatatatatgttttttttcacttttttgggcattttatggctggtgcgacttatactccggtgcgacttatagtccgaaaattacggtagtaacTTGCAGTGTCGCATTTATACGTTTATTTTCACTAGAGTGACAGAAAACTGCACCGCATCATCTCAAAGAGTATTTTTAACCTCACATTTCCAACCATAACACAGACTatagctgtcaatcaaaaatgagctaaaggcaaAAGTTTTGATTCAGCTTCCATGTTGAATCTCATTAGAATGTGTGAGCCCAAGCGCCGATAACAACACAACAGTAGTGATAACGTGCCACCGTGGTTTTCCGGCTAATTCATCTTTGTCGCGCCAGTCTCTTAGGGGAACTTCACGCATTGAATTTGTCAAAGTCAGAAGTCACAACGGCAACGTTTGCGAACCACAAAACCACCTGCTTCACACCTGTTAGGGGAACCAGGGAGTTGGCACACTTGAATGTTTCACGGTGCAGTTTAGCAAAACATTAGCATTCACCGCCAGCCCGATGCTATTTTTCCTCACCATGTGAGTCAGGGATGTCAGTTCCTATTTGACAGCTCATTTGTCAGCCCTTTAGGCTTCTGTTAGGCATCTTCCTCTCACTTTACGCTCATGCGGACCCTCCACCTGTCTTCTCAGGTGGAAACCTCCCCGGACCATCCTTCGCCCGTAGTCCTGGCCTCTCGTGCCAGACCGATACACGctccaaaaaaagcacagctgGGAAAGAAACAAGGTCCACTGAGAccgaagcagttttttttttacttgattttCCGCTGGGATCGTAGCCAATTATTCTTATCACTGAACAGATGTGCTTGTTGCAAACTGCATTGGCGATTATGCTCTAATCAGGCgataagaaaaacaataatgacTAATCCACTATTAATTTGCCGCCTTTGTTAATCTTAACGTTAGATGTTTCCCCAGTGGTAAACAGTTTTGCACATTCTCTTTCTATTTGAAGGGAGTAcagttgaaaataaacatgattATGCTGATCTTCCCGTGGGGCTTGTTCTGACAACTTTCCATCTCCTTTACCGAGTGGCCTGAGGGGGGAAGTGCTTATATGAGAGAAGTGGTTTATGGATTGCAAAAGTGGACTTTTCAAGTAAATCCAGCAGgtatttgatttttatctGTCGTGTGAAGCGTTTGATATGCAAACATAATCGCATGGGCCACAGATGTGAGAAATATATAGACTACTTTTGAGTCTAATTATTGTTACCTTTGTAGCCGGCACATCCCGAGAGGTCGCCGTGTTTTTGCCCGGGAATGGCATGATAATCGATTATTAATCGATATTATATGAATACTCGGCAGAGTTACACAATAAACGGATCATAAAAGGAAGCCGAGCCCTCACCGATTGCCCGTGGAGACACTTACACCTGCAAGGTTCTTAAGTGTGATGCTTCTCGACTATTTTACTGACATGATTGTGTTTGACAGGTTAGCCTTTCCTGAAATTACTGTGAGCCTTTCCATTGTCAAGACGAAAAACAACATTAGCGCCTGaacgagaaaacaaaaaaattcacagCACACTATACATtgataccatttttttttttgccttttaatTCAAGGGAAAAACATCTTAGCGGGTATGACGATGAATTTGTGTCAAAGCAGGTGACTGACTTGTTGGCATTTTTGGATTAAATGTTTGAGGTAAATTTAAACTGTTAAATATCTTGTGTACTTGcctaaagtcagctgggatagatCCCTTCTCATGACCCTAATAAGAACAACTGCTATGGAAAAGTGATAGTTGCTACAAAAAGCACATAAGGTCACTTTAGAGACATTTCCACCTGCGAGGCTCGAAAATGCACCACGTCCGTATTATTTTACTGACATGATTGTCTTTGGCAGGTTGTCCTTCTTTGAAATTACTGCGAGTATTTCCATTGCCAAGAAGAAAAACTAATTTAGTGACCGAGGCGGGGAAACAACATACAAAAAATAGAGGGCATCAAAAGTGGGTCAACTTCATTTGGACTAagtgaaaaataatattagtGACATTGTGTGGCACTAAAAGTGAATGTGTAAGTCACATGACATACAAACTCAAAGGAAACACTCGTTGTACAACTTGTATCAGTTTAATGTGGTGATGCTATTTTACAGAATCCCCTTCGGATGCATTAAAGCAAGTCATTTGCAAGTAAAACTAACTCCGGCTCCACTATCCCAATTTTCACGTCCCCCAAATGCCGCAATAATTGAAACTAAAGTGCAGAAGTGATCATGATGGTTTCAAGTGCTTATTAAGTAAATGTTAATCTGACGTATCCGCCGATGGATGCAGAGTTCCTCCAGTGATTGCAAATGCTCAGATGCGTTGTTGATTTTATGAAAGGAGTccgggccccctgctatgcgtgcacacacatgtaaaaaaaataaactacttGATTGCAATCTCATTATCAAGtctctaatttatttttgctgcttgTCAGTTTTACACTTAATACACTAAAAGGTTTTAATCAAAGCGCCACGCAAAAGCTCCCCTCTAATTTTCTACCAACACTCACTAGTtcgtcatttttatttacttacaaTTACTGTTCTTGCATTAGACTCTCAAGTTTGTCCTTGCGGGAGAAACATAATGTGCTCGTCCATAAACCTCTTTTTACATCATATTAACATCAAGCAAATATATTACTCTTGCTCTGGCGGTAAATTAACAGTTTGGTCAAGTTAATAACtttgcccccctccctcccccgaCAGCACTTTTCAAGGTGAATCAACATGTGTGATTGCTCTTTCTTTGACGATGCGTGAAGCCTTGAGGACAAACACATAAAAATCTATCTTTCAAAACAGCCTAATGAATGTCCCATATCTTCCCTCCTGACATCTTATAAACAGTAACTCAAGAGCAGTGCCTTCAGCGTGATCCCCACCGGTGAGGGAATAACAACGCGAGGGTGAAAAGAGGAAGCTAGAGAATAATTTGGTTTTTGAAGCTGCGGTTCAGGTCTTTGTGCGGCAGGACAATCGCGTTGAGGATTATCACCTCTCTTGGAATGGACACATTACAACCTGCGGGCGAGTATAAAAAATTCGTGTGGCAACTATCACGACAAGTGAAACAACGCGCGGCCCAAATGGCATATAAGGAAATGTTACCGAGGATAGTGATGGACGGTGTGAGTTTTCCTTCTCTGAAGAGGGTCTCGCTGTCAATTTTTGCGTAGGGGTCATTGGGGTTGGGGTCACTGGGAGTTCCTTCCACCCGTGCCCATTTTCCAATCGTGCTATCCCATCCTACAACGCTGTGGAGGACGCAGCAATGGTCCTCGAGGAGAAAATATAGAGACAAACATAAATCAATGAATGCTAAACCATTTTGCAGGCAAAACAAATAGAAGCCATCTACGATAAAAACACGTCTTTGGTTTTAGTACTTTCACTCGCAGAGAAGAAGCCCAGGAGAACTGTTGAGTTTCCGTTGGACTTTGTTTTGCCTTGTACTGAGGTTGTGCATCTGTCAAAACTGACGGTCAAATCAGAACGGGGATTTGCGTTAtaagagttttatttttgagcGTGTGTCCAAGTCACACATCTGAAAAGTTTCACATGCAGACCAcatttgaaagcaaaatgcCAATAACAGAGCTGCCTGAAGAGATTTGTCATTTGCGTCGTGTTTTGGCTTACCTGTAGAGTCGCACCGTGGAGGATAATGGATTCTCGAACTCTGACCCCAGCACCAATGGTAACGCCAGTACCGATGGTGACATTAGGACCCAACTGCACGATGACATATTGCTTTAGATCTCTCTTGTGCTTtcacagaataaaaacaatgttgaATGATGCTTACCACAGCAGTGGGGTCAATGTTGGCGGTGGGATGAATATAAACATCACCTAGAGAACAAAAGAGGCCATTTTAAAGCGGTTGGGTCGCCGCCGTGTTGAAAGACAATAAGGCTGCCGTACCGCTTATTTTCGGGCCTCCAACTTTATTGGAGGCCAGCCTTTCCGGATGACTTTTACGATACTGGTTGAGGTACAATCGACTGGCATAAATTGCAGACCTGTGGAGGGGGGGAATTCATACGAAACACTTTTTATCAGCTAGactggaagaaaatgacgttCATGTCTTTCACTCACCCTGCCGATTTTATCTGGCTCCAGAATCGAAGTGTTTTATAAACGTAGATTTTGCCCTGTCCGGCGAGAGCGGTGAAAAGGTCCTGCTCCAACCTGATGGCTTCCGCTCTGTGCCAGCCGTTGTTTGTTTCCTCACTGCCAGACATAAAAATGTGACGTTATGCCTCTGATTTGAcaatagaaatatttttgtgtgctgACATAATTGTTTCTGGTCAAGACCTGTTTTGGGATTAAACCAATAAAACATACTGATAAATCTCCTccttttggggaaaaaaaaggaaactgtTCAAAAATTGTGCCATGGCATAATCTTTTTAATAGAGCTCTTCGCTCTATATGTGACGAGCCACTCGGATGATAAGCTGGAAATCCAGCCGAAGATTCATCAAACGTTCTCCAAAGCAGCACTCAGAAGCAAACGCGAGCACAAGTTTGAGTTAAAACGCATCACTTGTCAGCTCGGGGGTTCAAACCAAAGCCGATCCAACATTTGATCAAAACCTTAAGTGGATGGCTCTCCATACTAATCAGGATCTCTCTAAAAGTGAATTGTGAGAGCCAAGAGATGAAACAGAACGTTAAATATTGATGAAAAGAACATGTTTAAGGATTCCACCCATAATGGGAGATTTGCCAAAAGGGGGAGGTATGGTTCGAGGCAAAGTCAGCCCTGTGAGATTTTGCCCTGAATCCactttcattcctttccaaGTTCCAGGATCAGAAAATATGCTGATTCAGTactaattttcattttggtgGATTGTTGGTTAAGTATGCAATATGGCTTGAGTTTTCTCTTTTAAGACCTTGCGGCACAATATTTAAGCacgcaaaacaaaattataaaGTGTAAACCCACCAAaaaatagttgtttttttcccccagttgTGTGGCCAGAGTACAGAGTTGATTATGATTATTTGTTTAAGATGATTGAGAAAAGGAACTGTGTTTTCTTCTCTACGTCActtccaaaacaaatgttcacTTTATCAAGTTCAAGAACAAATAGTTTGACCACGTGCAGAATGTCCTCACGCAAATATTTGCCAACGTCACAGTGCAGTAGTACAAAGTGcggaaaaggaaacaaaacagagaaAAGCGTGACAATCAACCAGctcgttctttttttcagcTAACATCTATGACTCCTTTTAATCAAAGTAAGCAAGTCCTAACTTTCAGGTGTCGCTCCAACATAAACCTgagcgattttttttttaatgttgtctCAGgagggattttattttttcctcagggattttcttggaaaaaaaacaacaatcatcAAGATTGATAAACCAATTCCAAATTTCTGATCTGGTGAACATTTCAGAGACCTAAAAAAAAGGTAGTggaacattttaattatgCCTGTTCTTGTGATAGCATTCACAGTATCTCACCTAAACTCTGtttctaaaaaagaaaaaaaagatagagaAAGAAGAGCATGGCAACAATCACAAAGCCTCCTATGCAAACTCAGCCATAGTTGCTAAGTAACGCACACCAAACTATGAGTGCTCTAAAACCACACCGTGCAGTTGACATGTACCAACTTACCCATCATATGGAAAACTGATGATTGTGTGGGCAAACACAAATCATAATGGGGGAAGGAAggggaaagaaagacaaatgaagacaaccaaaatcaccaaaaaaaaaaaagacacacacggATCCCTGCCAGGCGGTTCCCCCAACTCACAGCAGCATATCTTGTTGATTTTTCTGGAAGACCGCTCCAATATGCTGAAAGATTTCCGGATTAAAGAGGTAGATACCACAGTTGATGATGTCGCTCACAAATGTGCTGGGCTTTTCCACATAATGCAACACCTAATGAGCATCC comes from Syngnathus acus chromosome 21, fSynAcu1.2, whole genome shotgun sequence and encodes:
- the gmppaa gene encoding mannose-1-phosphate guanyltransferase alpha-A isoform X1; the encoded protein is MLKAVILIGGPQKGTRFRPLSFEVPKPLFPVAGVPMLQHHIEACAKLPNMKEILLIGFYQPNEELNRFLLTAQQEFKISIRYLQEYAALGTGGGIYHFRDQIIAGGPQAFFVLNADVCADFPLTEMLSFQKEHGEPNSFVILGTTANRKQSLNYGCIVENEETNEVLHYVEKPSTFVSDIINCGIYLFNPEIFQHIGAVFQKNQQDMLLFPYDGEETNNGWHRAEAIRLEQDLFTALAGQGKIYVYKTLRFWSQIKSAGSAIYASRLYLNQYRKSHPERLASNKVGGPKISGDVYIHPTANIDPTAVLGPNVTIGTGVTIGAGVRVRESIILHGATLQDHCCVLHSVVGWDSTIGKWARVEGTPSDPNPNDPYAKIDSETLFREGKLTPSITILGCNVSIPREVIILNAIVLPHKDLNRSFKNQIIL
- the gmppaa gene encoding mannose-1-phosphate guanyltransferase alpha-A isoform X2, translated to MLKAVILIGGPQKGTRFRPLSFEVPKPLFPVAGVPMLQHHIEACAKLPNMKEILLIGFYQPNEELNRFLLTAQQEFKISIRYLQEYAALGTGGGIYHFRDQIIAGGPQAFFVLNADVCADFPLTEMLSFQKEHGEPNSFVILGTTANRKQSLNYGCIVENEETNEVLHYVEKPSTFVSDIINCGIYLFNPEIFQHIGAVFQKNQQDMLLEETNNGWHRAEAIRLEQDLFTALAGQGKIYVYKTLRFWSQIKSAGSAIYASRLYLNQYRKSHPERLASNKVGGPKISGDVYIHPTANIDPTAVLGPNVTIGTGVTIGAGVRVRESIILHGATLQDHCCVLHSVVGWDSTIGKWARVEGTPSDPNPNDPYAKIDSETLFREGKLTPSITILGCNVSIPREVIILNAIVLPHKDLNRSFKNQIIL